In Calothrix sp. PCC 7507, one DNA window encodes the following:
- the rpmA gene encoding 50S ribosomal protein L27, producing the protein MAHKKGTGSTRNGRDSNAQRLGVKRYGGQTVRAGNILVRQRGTKYHPGNNVGIGSDDTLFALVDGVVTFERKGKSRKKVSVYTPVVAAVESVAS; encoded by the coding sequence ATGGCTCATAAAAAAGGAACAGGTAGTACACGCAACGGTCGTGACTCTAACGCCCAGCGCTTAGGTGTCAAGCGCTACGGTGGTCAAACTGTACGGGCGGGAAACATTCTCGTGCGGCAGCGTGGTACAAAATATCATCCTGGTAACAATGTCGGTATTGGTAGTGATGATACTTTGTTTGCTTTAGTTGACGGCGTTGTCACCTTTGAACGTAAAGGTAAAAGCCGCAAGAAAGTTAGCGTTTACACACCAGTCGTGGCGGCTGTCGAATCCGTAGCTAGTTAA
- the rplU gene encoding 50S ribosomal protein L21: MTYAIIETGGKQIRVEAGRFYDIELLTAAPDEKVTIDAVLLVAHDGGVTIGQPRVAGATVEGTVLRHLRGRKVLVYKMKPKKKTRKKRGHRQEITRLLINSINLNGTVLAAEEAAIAPTPEVDDQAVETAAE, translated from the coding sequence ATGACTTACGCAATTATTGAAACTGGTGGCAAACAAATACGAGTTGAGGCGGGTCGATTTTACGATATCGAGCTGCTGACTGCTGCACCAGACGAAAAAGTTACAATAGACGCAGTATTACTGGTAGCTCATGACGGTGGAGTCACCATCGGACAACCAAGAGTAGCCGGTGCGACTGTAGAAGGGACGGTGCTAAGACATCTCAGAGGTCGTAAAGTCTTGGTGTACAAGATGAAGCCCAAAAAGAAAACTCGCAAAAAACGGGGACATCGCCAAGAAATCACCAGACTTTTGATTAACTCCATTAACCTCAATGGTACAGTGTTGGCGGCTGAAGAAGCAGCGATCGCTCCCACCCCCGAAGTTGATGACCAAGCTGTAGAAACTGCTGCTGAATAA
- a CDS encoding DNA polymerase beta superfamily protein encodes MKRIEVEQRTIFIGLAGSHGYGLNRPGSDFDYRGVFIAPKRYYLGFDHIEQKETGWDEVGIFPFLDNNKDTVIYELKKVIQLLSGANPNVLELLWLPSYPVLTPIGQHLINHKQLFLSKKVKHTYTGYAFAQIKKMETHRKWLLNPPQKKPLPSDFGIEDEAPLIKDELNAFLEYLYNLIRGRIEFLEEAEQLYQLLTADIDFKGILKQYTLPDETLEYTQTLTNSRKDFIRLLQKSQTYQVALREWKAYLSWQENRNPTRAETERKSGFDLKHGMHCIRLLRSGLEILRTGNVIVDRRIAGDVEDLKAILQGEYSYDQVMKMAEDLVAEMDIVYEQSTLPHKPDLEQINELCMELVEMQGW; translated from the coding sequence ATGAAAAGAATAGAAGTTGAACAGAGAACAATTTTTATTGGTTTAGCAGGTAGCCACGGCTATGGATTAAATCGTCCTGGTTCCGATTTTGATTATCGGGGTGTGTTTATCGCACCCAAAAGATATTACTTAGGATTTGACCACATAGAACAAAAAGAAACCGGTTGGGATGAAGTAGGAATATTTCCTTTTCTAGATAATAATAAAGACACAGTTATATATGAATTAAAAAAAGTCATTCAATTACTATCTGGAGCCAATCCCAACGTTTTAGAATTGCTGTGGTTGCCTAGCTATCCTGTGTTAACACCAATAGGACAGCACTTAATTAACCACAAACAGCTATTTTTAAGTAAGAAGGTAAAGCATACTTATACTGGTTACGCTTTTGCCCAAATCAAAAAGATGGAAACCCATCGTAAGTGGTTGTTAAATCCACCACAAAAGAAACCGCTTCCTTCTGATTTTGGTATAGAAGACGAAGCACCATTAATTAAAGATGAGCTAAATGCTTTTCTGGAGTATCTTTATAACCTAATTAGGGGAAGGATTGAGTTTTTAGAAGAGGCTGAACAACTATATCAACTATTGACAGCAGATATTGATTTCAAAGGCATATTGAAACAATATACTTTGCCTGATGAGACTTTAGAATATACGCAAACATTAACCAACAGTCGTAAAGACTTTATTCGCCTGCTGCAAAAAAGTCAAACCTATCAAGTAGCTTTAAGAGAATGGAAAGCCTATTTATCATGGCAAGAAAATAGGAATCCCACTAGGGCAGAAACGGAAAGAAAGTCTGGTTTTGACCTGAAGCATGGGATGCACTGCATTAGATTATTACGCAGTGGACTGGAAATATTGCGAACAGGTAATGTGATTGTAGATAGGAGGATAGCTGGTGATGTTGAAGATTTAAAAGCTATCCTTCAGGGTGAGTATAGTTATGATCAGGTGATGAAAATGGCGGAAGATTTAGTTGCTGAAATGGATATTGTTTACGAACAATCAACTCTACCTCACAAACCTGACTTAGAGCAAATTAATGAGTTATGTATGGAATTGGTAGAGATGCAGGGGTGGTGA
- the bchI gene encoding magnesium chelatase ATPase subunit I, whose product MSPTAQTTASARRVVFPFTAIVGQEEMKLALLLNVIDPKIGGVMIMGDRGTGKSTTIRALADLLPEIPVVANDPFNSDPSDPDVMSDEVRQLLEQGAEIPVAHKKVQMVDLPLGATEDRVCGTIDIEKALSEGVKAFEPGLLAKANRGILYVDEVNLLDDHLVDVLLDSAASGWNTVEREGISIRHPARFVLVGSGNPEEGELRPQLLDRFGMHAEIHTVKEPALRVQIVEQRAEFDQNPLVFVDKSKPEQEALQQQIVNAQTLLPEVKSDYDVRVKISEICSELDVDGLRGDIVTNRAAKALTAFEGRTEVTVDDVRRVITLCLRHRLRKDPLESIDSGYKVEKAFARVFGVELPEKDTAQKNGTGQLKTGVR is encoded by the coding sequence GTGAGTCCTACTGCTCAAACCACAGCGAGTGCGCGACGTGTGGTATTCCCGTTTACAGCAATTGTGGGTCAGGAAGAAATGAAACTGGCGCTGCTGTTGAACGTGATTGACCCCAAAATTGGCGGTGTGATGATTATGGGCGATCGCGGTACTGGCAAATCCACCACTATCCGGGCCCTGGCCGACCTGTTACCCGAAATCCCTGTGGTAGCTAACGACCCCTTCAACAGCGACCCCAGCGATCCCGATGTCATGAGTGACGAAGTCCGCCAATTGTTAGAACAAGGGGCAGAAATTCCCGTTGCTCACAAAAAAGTCCAGATGGTAGACTTGCCATTAGGCGCTACAGAAGATCGGGTTTGCGGCACTATCGACATCGAAAAAGCTTTATCTGAAGGTGTGAAGGCTTTTGAGCCGGGACTGTTAGCCAAAGCTAACCGGGGTATCCTCTACGTTGATGAAGTCAACTTGCTTGATGACCACTTGGTAGATGTTTTACTCGACTCCGCAGCCAGTGGTTGGAACACCGTAGAACGGGAAGGTATTTCTATCCGTCACCCAGCACGTTTTGTACTGGTGGGTTCTGGAAACCCAGAAGAAGGTGAACTACGCCCCCAACTCCTCGACCGCTTTGGAATGCACGCCGAAATCCACACAGTCAAAGAACCAGCCTTAAGGGTGCAAATTGTCGAACAACGAGCAGAATTTGACCAAAATCCCTTGGTGTTTGTAGACAAGTCTAAACCTGAGCAAGAAGCACTACAACAGCAGATTGTCAATGCTCAAACACTGTTACCCGAAGTGAAAAGTGATTATGATGTGCGGGTGAAAATTTCGGAAATCTGTTCAGAATTGGATGTGGATGGTTTACGGGGTGATATAGTGACAAACCGCGCCGCCAAAGCATTGACAGCATTTGAAGGACGCACCGAAGTCACAGTTGATGATGTCCGCCGCGTGATCACTCTATGTCTGCGTCACCGACTGCGGAAAGACCCGTTGGAGTCGATTGACTCTGGCTACAAAGTAGAAAAAGCTTTTGCACGGGTCTTTGGTGTGGAACTACCAGAAAAGGATACTGCACAAAAAAACGGTACAGGTCAACTGAAAACTGGAGTTAGGTAA
- the psbA gene encoding photosystem II q(b) protein — MTATLQQRQSANVWDQFANWITSTNNRLYIGWFGVLMIPTLIAATACFVIAFIAAPPVDIDGIREPVAGSLLYGNNIISGAVIPSSNAIGLHFYPIWEAASLDEWLYNGGPYQLVIFHFLIGVFCYLGREWELSYRLGMRPWISVAYSAPVAAATAVFLIYPIGQGSFSDGMPLGISGTFNFMLVFQAEHNILMHPFHMLGVAGVFGGSLFSAMHGSLVTSSLVRETTETESLNYGYKFGQEEETYNIVAAHGYFGRLIFQYASFNNSRSLHFLLAAWPVVGIWFTALGVSTMAFNLNGFNFNQSVIDSQGRVIATWADVINRANLGMEVMHERNAHNFPLDLAAGDVAPVALTAPAING; from the coding sequence ATGACCGCAACCTTACAACAGCGCCAAAGCGCCAACGTATGGGACCAGTTTGCCAACTGGATCACCAGCACCAATAATCGCCTTTACATTGGTTGGTTCGGCGTCTTAATGATCCCCACCCTCATAGCTGCCACTGCTTGCTTCGTAATTGCCTTTATCGCCGCACCTCCCGTAGACATTGATGGTATTCGTGAACCCGTTGCAGGTTCCTTGCTCTACGGAAACAACATCATATCCGGTGCAGTAATTCCTTCTTCAAATGCCATCGGCTTGCACTTCTACCCCATTTGGGAAGCAGCTTCTTTAGATGAGTGGTTGTACAACGGCGGACCTTACCAACTAGTAATTTTCCACTTCTTGATTGGTGTATTTTGCTACCTCGGACGTGAGTGGGAACTTTCCTACCGCTTAGGAATGCGTCCTTGGATTTCAGTTGCATACAGCGCACCTGTTGCAGCAGCAACCGCAGTATTCTTGATTTACCCAATTGGTCAAGGTTCATTCTCCGATGGTATGCCCTTGGGTATCTCCGGCACATTCAACTTTATGCTCGTGTTCCAAGCAGAACACAACATCTTGATGCACCCCTTCCACATGTTGGGAGTAGCAGGTGTGTTCGGTGGTTCATTGTTCTCTGCAATGCACGGTTCTTTGGTAACATCTTCCTTAGTTCGTGAAACCACCGAAACCGAATCCTTGAACTACGGTTACAAGTTCGGACAAGAAGAAGAAACCTACAACATCGTTGCAGCCCACGGCTACTTCGGTCGCCTAATCTTCCAATACGCATCATTCAACAACAGCCGTTCACTGCACTTCTTGCTCGCAGCATGGCCAGTAGTTGGTATCTGGTTCACAGCTTTGGGTGTCAGCACAATGGCGTTCAACTTGAACGGATTCAACTTCAACCAATCAGTGATTGATTCTCAAGGTCGCGTCATCGCTACTTGGGCTGATGTGATCAACCGCGCTAACCTGGGTATGGAAGTAATGCACGAGCGTAACGCTCACAACTTCCCCCTAGATTTGGCTGCTGGTGATGTTGCTCCTGTGGCTCTGACTGCTCCTGCTATCAACGGTTAA
- a CDS encoding GlsB/YeaQ/YmgE family stress response membrane protein, with amino-acid sequence MNILAWIVLGLIAGAIAKAIYPGHQGGGILGTILLGIIGAFVGGSLGIFFSTGTFALAAPTLSITGVIVAVIGALVAVFLWNLLTRSSAA; translated from the coding sequence ATGAACATTCTTGCTTGGATTGTTTTAGGTTTAATTGCTGGGGCGATCGCTAAGGCTATCTACCCCGGTCATCAGGGCGGCGGAATTCTAGGAACAATCTTGCTAGGAATAATCGGTGCTTTTGTAGGCGGTAGTTTGGGCATATTCTTCAGTACAGGAACCTTTGCTCTAGCAGCCCCTACTCTGAGTATTACTGGTGTTATAGTGGCAGTTATCGGCGCACTCGTTGCTGTTTTCTTGTGGAACTTGCTAACCCGAAGTAGTGCTGCGTAA
- a CDS encoding PAP/fibrillin family protein, whose translation MNKQLVVKEKLQASIEKIQAKSDGSPVTNLKLNAALTAEIEQLTTELESINPHPHPLLQATPLLEGAWQLQYSTAREIRSLASLPLGLKVGKVYQVIDVTNKLFFNLAFVKHALGLVSGYVRVTASFEPAIEDSSPLPNKRINVYFDKRYLSIEKIVGLATPQLNPFKVVQAHNPLGRIATLDITYLDETLRIGRGGDGSLFILTKSDDLF comes from the coding sequence TTGAACAAACAACTAGTAGTTAAGGAAAAATTACAAGCCTCGATTGAGAAGATTCAAGCTAAAAGTGATGGTTCTCCTGTCACCAATTTAAAGTTAAACGCAGCTTTAACCGCAGAAATTGAACAATTAACAACGGAACTAGAAAGCATTAATCCCCATCCTCATCCTCTCCTCCAGGCTACTCCATTACTGGAGGGGGCTTGGCAACTGCAATACTCCACTGCTAGAGAAATCCGTTCTTTAGCTTCCCTACCATTAGGATTAAAAGTGGGTAAGGTTTATCAAGTGATTGATGTCACAAATAAATTGTTTTTCAATTTAGCTTTTGTTAAACATGCTCTAGGGCTAGTATCGGGATATGTGAGAGTAACGGCTAGCTTTGAGCCTGCTATAGAAGATTCATCGCCTCTACCGAATAAACGCATCAACGTGTATTTTGATAAACGCTACCTATCGATTGAAAAGATTGTTGGACTTGCAACTCCTCAACTCAACCCATTTAAAGTTGTCCAGGCTCATAACCCTCTTGGCAGAATTGCCACCCTGGATATTACTTACTTAGATGAAACTCTCAGAATTGGACGTGGAGGAGATGGAAGTCTATTCATTCTGACTAAATCTGATGATTTATTCTGA